The Triticum aestivum cultivar Chinese Spring chromosome 7B, IWGSC CS RefSeq v2.1, whole genome shotgun sequence genome window below encodes:
- the LOC123159849 gene encoding uncharacterized protein, which translates to MAVRSLAPLGATRRAQGGGRRAPRPAATGAARHGSGPRRRGAGSRLLARAAAAAEASMESPTPKSPYEFEPTNELALAHIPTLARKESCIREGCIILVLQSEGINKN; encoded by the exons ATGGCTGTTCGCTCGCTCGCGCCGCTGGGCGCGACGCGGCGGGCCCAAGGCGGCGGGAGGCGGGCGCCGCGGCCCGCGGCGACTGGAGCTGCGCGGCACGGCAGTGGCCCGCGGCGGAGGGGAGCAGGCTCCCGGCTGTTGGCTCGCGCTGCTGCGGCTGCTGAAGCATCCATGGAGTCGCCAACCCCCAAGTCGCCGTACGA GTTTGAGCCAACGAATGAACTAGCCCTAGCGCACATCCCAACCCTTGCTAGG AAGGAATCATGCATCCGGGAAGGATGTATCATTCTGGTGCTTCAAAGCGAAGGAATAAACAAAAACTAG